One Lysinibacillus fusiformis genomic window carries:
- a CDS encoding cysteine desulfurase — protein MMNKDIKSYFPILNQEVNGHKLVYLDSAATSQKPIQVIEAIKHYYEFDNSNVHRGVHTLGNRATDKYEGARDKVRHFINAKTTEEIIFMRGTTTALNTVAASYGRANVVEGDEIVITHMEHHSNIIPWQQLAKEKNATLKYIDLEADGTLNLDKVRTTITPKTKIVSVSMASNVLGTINPIKEIAQIAHANGAVMVADGAQAAPHMKIDVQDLDVDFLGFSGHKMCGPTGIGVLYGKKEHLEKMEPIEFGGEMIDFVGLHDSTWKELPWKFEGGTPIIAGAIGLGAAIDFLNEIGLDNIAQHEHKLVGYAMDQLETIEGLKIFGPRDSMKRCGLVTFNLDDVHPHDVATVLDMNGIAVRAGHHCAQPLMKCLQQVATARASFYLYNSEEDIDRLVTGLRSAKEYFGDVF, from the coding sequence ATGATGAATAAAGACATTAAAAGCTATTTCCCCATTTTAAATCAGGAAGTCAACGGACATAAGCTCGTTTACCTGGATAGCGCTGCAACATCACAAAAGCCTATTCAAGTAATTGAAGCGATCAAGCATTATTATGAATTTGATAACTCAAATGTTCACCGTGGTGTGCATACATTAGGGAACCGTGCAACAGACAAATATGAAGGTGCGCGTGATAAGGTTCGTCATTTCATCAATGCTAAAACAACAGAAGAAATCATTTTTATGCGCGGTACAACAACTGCGTTAAATACTGTAGCAGCGAGCTATGGTCGTGCCAATGTAGTCGAAGGCGATGAGATTGTCATCACGCATATGGAGCACCATTCCAACATTATACCTTGGCAGCAACTCGCGAAAGAAAAAAATGCAACATTAAAATATATTGACCTTGAAGCCGATGGTACGCTTAACCTAGATAAGGTTCGTACGACGATTACACCGAAGACAAAAATTGTTTCAGTGTCAATGGCGTCAAATGTACTTGGTACAATCAATCCTATTAAAGAAATTGCTCAAATTGCGCATGCAAATGGTGCTGTTATGGTAGCAGATGGTGCGCAAGCAGCGCCACATATGAAAATCGATGTGCAAGATTTAGATGTAGATTTCTTAGGGTTTTCAGGACATAAAATGTGCGGACCGACTGGAATAGGTGTACTATATGGTAAAAAAGAGCACCTTGAAAAGATGGAGCCAATTGAATTTGGTGGCGAAATGATTGACTTTGTTGGCCTTCATGATTCAACGTGGAAGGAACTACCGTGGAAATTCGAAGGTGGTACACCGATTATTGCAGGTGCAATTGGTTTAGGAGCTGCCATTGATTTCTTAAATGAAATCGGGCTTGATAATATTGCGCAGCATGAACATAAACTTGTAGGCTATGCAATGGATCAGCTTGAAACAATTGAAGGACTAAAAATTTTCGGGCCACGTGATTCCATGAAGCGTTGCGGACTTGTTACATTTAACTTAGACGATGTACATCCACATGATGTAGCAACTGTTCTTGATATGAACGGTATTGCTGTTCGTGCAGGGCATCATTGCGCACAGCCATTAATGAAATGTCTTCAACAAGTAGCAACAGCGCGTGCAAGCTTCTATCTATATAATTCAGAGGAAGATATTGACCGTCTAGTTACAGGGTTGCGTTCAGCGAAGGAGTATTTTGGAGATGTCTTTTAA
- the sufD gene encoding Fe-S cluster assembly protein SufD has translation MTVEINLPVTVQDVRSFSETNGEPTWFAEFRATALDKAAGLEMPKPDKTNITKWDFMNFPTHTVESEGFASLDVLPEEAKSLIDLEAQENLYIQRNNTPAFIKTSQELSDKGVIFTDMLTAVREHGDLIKKYFMTEAVKVDEHKLTALHAALVNGGVFVYVPKNVIIEQPLQVIFLNDNAQASLYNHVLVVAEANAAVTYVETYISTVEEGKGQANIIAEVVVQDNAQVTYGAVDVLAKGYTTYVNRRARLARDGKIDWALGLMNDSDTISENITHLVGDGSHADTKTVVVGRGEQKLNFTTEVRHWGKNSNGHILKHGVMKDAAQSIFNGIGYIEHGATKADAQQESRVLMLSEKARGDANPILLIDEDDVTAGHAASVGRVDPLQLYYLMSRGISKTEAERLVIHGFLAPVVTQLPIEGVKKQLTEVIERKVR, from the coding sequence ATGACAGTGGAAATTAACTTGCCTGTAACTGTACAGGACGTGCGCTCGTTCTCTGAAACTAATGGTGAACCAACTTGGTTTGCAGAGTTTCGCGCGACAGCACTAGACAAAGCGGCTGGTTTAGAAATGCCAAAACCAGATAAAACAAATATTACAAAATGGGATTTCATGAACTTCCCAACACATACAGTAGAAAGTGAAGGATTTGCTTCACTTGATGTACTGCCAGAAGAAGCAAAAAGCTTAATCGACCTTGAGGCACAAGAAAACTTATATATTCAGCGCAATAATACACCAGCGTTCATTAAAACATCTCAAGAACTATCTGACAAAGGTGTTATCTTTACAGATATGTTAACTGCTGTACGTGAACATGGTGATCTTATTAAAAAGTATTTCATGACAGAAGCAGTGAAGGTTGATGAGCATAAATTAACAGCGCTTCACGCAGCACTTGTTAATGGAGGCGTGTTCGTTTATGTACCAAAAAATGTAATTATCGAACAACCGCTACAAGTGATATTCTTAAATGATAATGCACAAGCTTCACTTTATAACCACGTATTAGTGGTAGCTGAAGCAAATGCTGCTGTAACGTATGTCGAAACATATATTTCAACAGTTGAAGAAGGAAAAGGCCAAGCTAACATCATTGCGGAAGTTGTTGTTCAAGATAATGCACAAGTAACTTACGGTGCGGTTGATGTACTAGCTAAAGGTTATACGACTTATGTTAACCGTCGAGCACGTTTAGCACGTGATGGAAAAATTGACTGGGCACTTGGATTAATGAATGATTCAGATACTATTTCTGAAAACATTACACACCTTGTTGGTGACGGTTCTCATGCTGATACAAAAACAGTAGTAGTTGGTCGTGGAGAACAAAAACTAAACTTCACAACTGAAGTTCGTCACTGGGGTAAAAATTCAAATGGTCACATCTTAAAACATGGTGTGATGAAAGACGCAGCACAATCAATCTTTAACGGTATTGGCTACATTGAGCACGGTGCAACAAAAGCCGACGCGCAACAGGAATCACGCGTGTTAATGCTTTCTGAAAAAGCACGTGGCGATGCGAACCCAATTCTATTAATCGATGAAGACGATGTAACTGCAGGACACGCAGCATCTGTTGGTCGAGTTGATCCACTACAACTGTACTATTTAATGAGTCGTGGTATCTCGAAAACAGAAGCAGAGCGCCTTGTTATCCATGGATTCCTTGCGCCAGTTGTTACGCAATTACCAATCGAGGGCGTTAAAAAGCAACTGACGGAGGTTATCGAAAGGAAAGTTCGCTAA
- a CDS encoding LysR family transcriptional regulator: MELRQLRYFVEVAEREHISEAAEHLHVAQSAISRQIANLEDELGTPLFERVGRNVKLTPIGRTFLEHTITALKAIDFAAKQVEEYLDPAKGTIKIGFPTSLASYVLPTVISAFKREYPDLQFQLRQGSYRFLIDAVKNRELNLAFLGPLPPKDESIQSTILFTENIAALLPANHPLAKKESIQLADLRNDLFVLFPDGYILHKVAMDACRAAGFLPNVISEGEDLDALKGLVAAGIGVSLLPESSLYDSAARFTIKVPILSPTIPRTVGIISPVNREIAPSEKIFLDFVKNFFSRLSQFQ, encoded by the coding sequence GTGGAGTTACGTCAATTACGTTATTTTGTAGAAGTGGCTGAGCGTGAGCATATTTCAGAGGCCGCAGAACATCTTCATGTTGCTCAATCCGCAATTAGTCGTCAAATTGCAAATTTAGAAGATGAATTAGGCACGCCACTTTTTGAACGCGTCGGACGAAATGTTAAGTTGACACCGATTGGAAGAACTTTTCTTGAACATACAATTACTGCTTTAAAAGCAATTGATTTTGCTGCCAAACAGGTTGAAGAATATTTAGATCCTGCCAAAGGTACTATTAAAATTGGCTTTCCTACAAGTTTAGCTAGTTATGTACTACCGACCGTAATTTCGGCCTTTAAGCGTGAATACCCCGACTTACAATTCCAGCTCCGTCAAGGCTCTTATCGTTTTTTAATAGATGCAGTCAAAAACCGTGAGTTAAACTTAGCATTCCTAGGACCGCTTCCACCAAAAGATGAGTCTATACAATCAACAATTTTATTCACTGAAAACATTGCCGCATTACTACCAGCAAACCACCCATTAGCAAAAAAAGAAAGTATTCAACTGGCTGATTTACGTAATGATTTATTTGTATTATTCCCAGATGGCTATATTTTGCACAAAGTCGCAATGGATGCATGCCGTGCTGCAGGATTTTTGCCAAATGTTATCTCAGAAGGAGAGGACTTAGATGCACTTAAAGGTCTTGTTGCCGCTGGTATCGGAGTTAGCTTACTTCCAGAAAGCTCACTATACGATTCAGCAGCCCGCTTTACGATAAAAGTGCCAATCTTATCTCCCACTATACCAAGAACAGTGGGAATCATCTCACCAGTTAATCGTGAAATTGCGCCATCCGAAAAAATATTCTTAGACTTCGTCAAAAACTTCTTTTCACGACTTTCACAATTCCAATAA
- a CDS encoding ABC transporter ATP-binding protein — translation MDTILQFKNLYYYYQTNNKKSTLLENVNFTFETGCFYSILGPSGSGKTTALSLASGLDNPKEGHVLYKGKDIRKIGLDKYRNKYVSIIFQSYNLITYMTALQNVVTAMEITGVNIKDKKRRALELLEMVGLSEIEAKRKVLQLSGGQQQRVAIARALSCDVDLLIADEPTGNLDEKTSDEIIKLFKELAHKENKCIIVVTHSQEVAKQSDKVVYLEQRNLVCKNL, via the coding sequence ATGGACACTATATTACAATTTAAAAATCTATATTACTATTATCAAACTAATAATAAGAAGAGTACTTTATTAGAGAATGTAAACTTTACCTTTGAAACAGGGTGTTTCTATAGCATTTTAGGACCATCAGGTTCAGGAAAAACAACAGCACTTAGTTTAGCGAGTGGGTTAGATAACCCTAAAGAAGGACATGTGCTCTACAAAGGAAAAGATATACGGAAAATTGGTTTGGATAAATATAGAAATAAATATGTTTCGATAATCTTTCAATCCTATAATCTCATTACGTATATGACGGCTCTTCAAAATGTCGTCACAGCAATGGAAATTACAGGGGTTAACATAAAAGATAAAAAGAGAAGAGCGCTTGAGTTATTAGAAATGGTTGGCTTGTCGGAAATCGAAGCAAAAAGAAAGGTTTTACAGCTTAGTGGCGGTCAACAACAGCGTGTAGCCATTGCCCGTGCATTATCTTGTGATGTAGATTTATTAATTGCGGATGAACCAACTGGTAATCTAGATGAGAAAACTTCGGATGAAATTATCAAATTATTTAAAGAACTGGCTCATAAAGAAAACAAATGTATCATCGTTGTTACGCATTCCCAGGAAGTAGCTAAACAATCTGATAAAGTAGTGTACCTTGAACAACGAAATTTAGTTTGTAAAAATTTGTAG
- a CDS encoding DsbA family oxidoreductase produces MTLKIKAYSDFICPFCFLGKGPLDEIVKEKDVEVEWMPFELRPTPYPKIDPWKEPEKLGSWDSFILPTAKKLGIEMRLPRVSPHPYTHLAFEGYQFAKEQGKGNEFHHRVFTAFFQEEQNIEDIEVLTQLSSEVGLSKDDFKEAILSGKYRKTHQDAIKHAYEDANITAVPTLIIGDEVIQGLASKERLAQIVDQQLAK; encoded by the coding sequence ATGACACTAAAAATTAAAGCTTATTCAGATTTTATTTGTCCCTTTTGTTTTTTAGGGAAGGGGCCGTTAGATGAGATTGTTAAAGAAAAAGATGTAGAAGTAGAATGGATGCCATTTGAATTACGTCCTACCCCTTACCCGAAGATTGATCCTTGGAAAGAACCTGAAAAACTAGGGTCGTGGGATTCCTTTATTCTTCCTACTGCGAAAAAGCTTGGCATTGAAATGCGTTTACCGCGGGTATCTCCGCATCCTTACACGCATTTAGCTTTTGAAGGATATCAATTCGCAAAAGAACAAGGCAAAGGGAATGAATTTCATCATAGAGTCTTTACTGCGTTTTTCCAGGAAGAACAAAATATTGAGGACATTGAAGTACTTACACAATTGTCGAGCGAAGTAGGTCTCTCTAAAGATGATTTTAAAGAAGCTATACTTTCAGGGAAATATCGTAAAACCCATCAAGATGCTATAAAACATGCATATGAAGATGCAAATATTACGGCTGTTCCAACGCTAATTATTGGTGATGAAGTGATTCAAGGTTTAGCTAGTAAAGAAAGATTAGCGCAAATCGTCGATCAACAATTAGCAAAATAA
- the sufB gene encoding Fe-S cluster assembly protein SufB, translating to MAKKMPDIGDYKYGFHDKDVSIFRSKRGLTEEIVREISNMKKEPQWMLDYRLKALETFYAKPMPQWGGELGDLDFDEITYYVKPSEATQKSWDEVPEEIKATFDKLGIPEAEQKYLAGVSAQYESEVVYHNMKQDLEDLGIVFKDTDSALRENEDIFKKYWGTVIPYSDNKFSALNSAVWSGGSFIYVPPGVKVETPLQAYFRINSENMGQFERTLIIVDEGAHVHYVEGCTAPVYTTNSLHSAVVEIVVRKDAYCRYTTIQNWANNVYNLVTKRTVVEANGTMEWIDGNIGSKLTMKYPACILKGEGARGMTLSIALAGKGQHQHAGAKMIHLAPNTSSTIVSKSIAKQGGKVTYMGQVRFGPKASGARANIECDTLIMDNESTSDTIPYNEILNDNVSLEHEAKVSKVSEEQLFYLMSRGISEEEATEMIVMGFIEPFTKELPMEYAVEMNRLIKFEMEGSIG from the coding sequence ATGGCTAAAAAAATGCCTGATATTGGCGATTACAAATACGGATTCCATGACAAGGACGTATCAATTTTCCGTTCAAAACGTGGTTTAACTGAAGAAATCGTCCGTGAAATTTCAAATATGAAAAAAGAGCCACAGTGGATGCTTGACTATCGCTTAAAAGCACTTGAAACTTTCTATGCAAAACCAATGCCTCAGTGGGGTGGGGAACTCGGCGATTTAGACTTTGATGAAATTACGTACTACGTAAAACCATCTGAAGCGACACAAAAATCTTGGGATGAAGTACCAGAAGAAATCAAAGCAACTTTTGACAAATTAGGTATTCCAGAAGCTGAACAAAAATACCTTGCGGGTGTATCAGCTCAATATGAATCTGAGGTAGTATATCACAATATGAAACAAGATCTTGAAGATCTGGGTATTGTGTTTAAAGATACAGATTCAGCACTTCGTGAAAACGAAGACATCTTCAAAAAATATTGGGGGACAGTGATTCCTTACTCTGACAATAAGTTCTCTGCTCTTAACTCTGCAGTATGGTCAGGCGGTTCATTCATCTACGTACCACCAGGTGTAAAAGTGGAAACACCCCTTCAAGCTTACTTCCGTATTAACTCTGAAAACATGGGTCAATTCGAACGTACGCTAATTATCGTAGACGAAGGCGCACATGTGCACTATGTTGAAGGTTGTACAGCACCTGTTTATACTACAAACTCTTTACACTCAGCAGTAGTAGAAATCGTTGTACGTAAAGATGCATACTGCCGTTATACAACGATTCAAAACTGGGCGAACAACGTTTACAACTTAGTAACGAAACGTACAGTTGTTGAAGCAAACGGTACGATGGAATGGATCGACGGCAATATCGGTTCTAAGTTAACAATGAAATACCCAGCTTGTATCCTTAAAGGTGAAGGCGCTCGTGGTATGACGTTATCAATTGCTTTAGCAGGTAAAGGACAACATCAACATGCTGGAGCGAAAATGATTCACTTGGCGCCAAATACTTCTTCAACAATCGTCTCTAAATCGATTGCAAAACAAGGTGGTAAAGTAACTTATATGGGTCAAGTACGTTTTGGTCCTAAAGCAAGTGGCGCACGTGCGAACATTGAATGTGATACGTTAATCATGGATAACGAATCTACTTCAGATACAATTCCTTACAACGAAATCTTAAATGATAATGTCTCTTTAGAGCATGAAGCGAAAGTTTCTAAAGTATCAGAAGAACAATTATTCTACTTAATGTCTCGTGGTATTTCTGAAGAAGAAGCAACTGAAATGATCGTAATGGGCTTTATCGAACCATTCACAAAAGAATTACCAATGGAATACGCTGTAGAAATGAACCGTCTGATCAAGTTTGAAATGGAGGGGAGTATCGGATAA
- the sufC gene encoding Fe-S cluster assembly ATPase SufC, with amino-acid sequence MSTLVIKDLHVEIDGKEILKGVNLTINTNEIHAIMGPNGTGKSTLASAIMGHPKYEVTSGTVELDGENVLEMEVDERAQAGLFLAMQYPSEIAGVTNADFLRSAINARREEGDEISLMKFIRELDKNMEFLEMHEDMAQRYLNEGFSGGEKKRNEILQLMMIKPAFAILDEIDSGLDIDALKVVSKGINAMRGEGFGCLMITHYQRLLNYITPDHVHVMMQGRVVKSGGAELAQRLEAEGYDWIKKELGIEEETEEQEA; translated from the coding sequence ATGTCAACTTTAGTAATTAAAGATCTTCACGTTGAAATCGACGGGAAAGAGATATTAAAAGGCGTAAACCTTACAATCAATACAAATGAAATCCATGCAATCATGGGACCAAATGGAACAGGTAAATCTACATTAGCTTCTGCTATTATGGGTCATCCTAAATATGAAGTAACTTCTGGTACAGTTGAACTTGATGGTGAAAACGTACTTGAAATGGAAGTAGATGAGCGTGCGCAAGCTGGATTATTCCTAGCAATGCAATACCCATCAGAAATTGCTGGTGTTACAAATGCAGACTTCTTACGCTCTGCTATCAATGCTCGTCGTGAAGAAGGCGATGAAATTTCACTTATGAAATTCATTCGTGAATTAGATAAAAACATGGAATTCCTTGAAATGCATGAAGATATGGCACAACGTTACTTAAATGAAGGATTCTCAGGCGGTGAGAAAAAACGTAACGAAATTCTTCAATTAATGATGATTAAGCCAGCATTTGCTATTTTAGATGAAATCGACTCTGGTCTTGATATTGATGCATTGAAAGTTGTATCTAAAGGCATTAACGCAATGCGTGGCGAAGGCTTTGGCTGCTTAATGATTACGCACTACCAACGATTACTGAACTACATTACTCCTGATCATGTACACGTAATGATGCAAGGTCGCGTTGTGAAATCTGGCGGAGCAGAACTAGCTCAACGTTTAGAAGCAGAAGGTTATGACTGGATTAAAAAAGAATTAGGTATCGAAGAAGAAACAGAAGAACAAGAAGCGTAA
- a CDS encoding ABC transporter permease: protein MNFIKRAFLSVKARMGKSLILFTVFLVVSNLVLAGFAIQNVSQKANDHARQTLGVDVSLRMDEEKLMENVAKQREENPNGKIKHPELFADEADQLAKSPYVTDYNYLKSDMLVADDFTPINGDEGDEGVSGAVGGSNSGNMKMPNTFIQGVRSSDLLQDFTDGTNEIIDGRPITSEDTNKKVALIEKQLAEQNELQVGDKLKIQSMDDTSKVELEIIGIYKNSGITDFEANLPAMMHPSNKIYTIYDSTKEMSEESDEKGVSINEAIYYLNDPENIQDFKTDAKKTNIDYDLFKLDAHDALYQKMVGPIENIAATSKMIVYLVSIAGSIILGLIIMLTIKERRKELGILLAIGEKKRKLIGQLLVEVLCIAVLAFGISIITGGTVSQKMGDSLLQQEVIAAEDQQQESNNLGFSFGMMNKQEKDVEPIDDIDVSITSQDVLNLGGLGLLISILSTLLPALSILRLNPKEILLKDE from the coding sequence ATGAATTTTATCAAACGTGCATTTTTAAGTGTTAAAGCAAGAATGGGGAAATCGTTAATATTATTTACTGTATTTTTAGTAGTTTCTAATTTAGTATTAGCGGGCTTTGCAATACAAAATGTCTCACAAAAGGCGAATGATCATGCTAGACAAACATTAGGTGTAGACGTGAGCCTTAGAATGGACGAAGAGAAGCTTATGGAAAATGTGGCGAAACAGCGAGAAGAGAATCCAAATGGAAAAATAAAACACCCTGAACTTTTTGCAGATGAAGCAGACCAGTTAGCTAAATCACCATATGTAACAGACTACAACTATCTGAAGAGTGACATGCTTGTAGCGGATGATTTCACGCCTATTAATGGTGACGAAGGTGACGAAGGGGTAAGTGGAGCAGTAGGTGGTAGTAATTCTGGAAATATGAAAATGCCTAATACATTTATCCAAGGTGTGAGAAGTTCTGATTTATTGCAAGATTTTACAGATGGAACGAATGAAATTATTGACGGTCGTCCGATTACATCAGAGGATACGAATAAGAAAGTAGCTCTGATTGAAAAACAGTTAGCCGAACAAAACGAGCTTCAAGTGGGTGATAAGTTAAAGATCCAATCAATGGATGATACATCGAAGGTAGAGTTAGAAATAATAGGGATATACAAAAATTCCGGGATAACTGACTTCGAGGCAAATTTACCAGCTATGATGCATCCGTCTAACAAAATATACACGATTTATGATTCGACGAAAGAAATGTCTGAAGAAAGTGATGAAAAGGGTGTATCCATTAACGAAGCAATTTACTACTTAAATGATCCAGAGAATATTCAGGATTTTAAAACAGACGCAAAGAAAACAAATATTGATTACGATTTATTTAAGTTAGATGCGCATGATGCATTATATCAAAAAATGGTAGGCCCTATCGAGAATATTGCCGCTACTTCCAAAATGATTGTCTATTTAGTATCCATTGCAGGGTCCATTATATTAGGTCTTATTATTATGTTGACTATAAAAGAGCGACGTAAGGAATTAGGTATTCTGTTGGCAATCGGTGAAAAAAAGAGGAAATTAATAGGGCAGCTGTTAGTAGAAGTACTATGTATAGCGGTACTAGCATTTGGCATTTCTATCATTACAGGTGGAACAGTGTCTCAAAAAATGGGAGACAGTTTATTACAGCAAGAAGTTATTGCTGCCGAAGATCAACAACAAGAATCAAATAATCTAGGATTCTCATTTGGCATGATGAATAAACAAGAAAAAGATGTAGAACCTATCGATGATATTGATGTAAGTATAACGTCACAAGATGTGTTGAATTTAGGTGGATTAGGACTATTAATTTCCATTTTATCAACACTTCTACCAGCATTATCAATTCTTCGCTTAAATCCAAAAGAAATACTATTAAAAGATGAGTAG
- the sufU gene encoding Fe-S cluster assembly sulfur transfer protein SufU, with the protein MSFNNLDQLYRSVIMDHYKNPRNKGSLETDAVTIDMNNPTCGDRIHLTLKVTDGIVEDAKFDGEGCSISMSSASMMTQIVKGKKVDEALELADIFSKMMMGEEYSDKYDLEDVEALQGVSQFPARIKCATLAWKAMEKGVKE; encoded by the coding sequence ATGTCTTTTAATAATTTAGATCAACTATATCGTTCAGTTATTATGGATCATTATAAAAATCCTCGTAATAAAGGATCTTTAGAAACAGATGCTGTAACGATAGATATGAATAATCCGACTTGTGGGGATCGTATTCACTTAACGCTAAAAGTGACTGATGGGATAGTAGAAGATGCGAAGTTTGATGGTGAAGGCTGTTCAATTTCGATGTCTTCTGCATCAATGATGACACAAATTGTCAAAGGGAAAAAAGTAGATGAAGCATTAGAGCTTGCTGACATATTCTCTAAAATGATGATGGGCGAAGAATACAGCGACAAATACGACCTTGAGGATGTTGAGGCACTACAGGGTGTTTCTCAATTTCCTGCACGTATTAAATGTGCGACATTGGCTTGGAAAGCAATGGAGAAAGGCGTAAAAGAATAA
- a CDS encoding nitroreductase family protein yields MSVTTSTVKEAIINRRSIRKVQKNETITKEKINNVLKTAVHAPSSFNMQSARVVVVMDKEHDKFWNIVKETLRLRVPAESFAATVERLQGFKDGVGTILFFENQATIKQMQENAPSYKEQFPYWSHQGSAMLQYATWLSLTAEGIGASIQHYNPIIDEEVKQTWDIPGEWSLIAQMPFGEPNEQPGDKTVLSFEDIVKFY; encoded by the coding sequence ATGTCGGTAACTACATCAACTGTAAAAGAAGCAATTATCAATCGTCGTTCTATTCGTAAGGTGCAAAAGAACGAAACGATTACTAAAGAAAAAATCAATAATGTGTTAAAAACAGCTGTACATGCACCATCATCTTTTAATATGCAAAGTGCACGTGTCGTTGTAGTGATGGATAAGGAGCATGACAAGTTCTGGAATATTGTAAAAGAAACACTACGCTTACGTGTTCCAGCAGAAAGTTTTGCTGCTACTGTAGAAAGACTACAAGGATTTAAAGATGGCGTAGGAACAATCCTATTCTTTGAAAATCAAGCAACAATAAAACAAATGCAAGAAAACGCACCATCATATAAAGAGCAATTCCCATATTGGTCTCATCAAGGAAGTGCAATGTTACAATACGCTACATGGTTATCTTTAACTGCTGAAGGCATTGGAGCATCCATACAGCACTATAATCCAATTATCGATGAGGAAGTCAAACAAACTTGGGATATCCCAGGTGAATGGAGCTTAATCGCACAAATGCCATTTGGTGAACCAAATGAACAGCCAGGAGATAAAACAGTTTTATCTTTCGAAGACATCGTGAAATTTTATTAA
- a CDS encoding site-specific integrase — MLEFKDQDSLIAILVFSIFMIKSNSLDDIKENKITVERQVKRTKIGNKPILTSLKNTSSYRTIAIEKDLLKELKKFKMKQNEMILSKTSFKKNEEDIIFQNYLGNYLTPSTVRESFEKYCEKANVEYKGTHVFRHTHAVLLLEAGASIKFVSNRLGHKTIKTTSDTYLDITEKIEEDELKKFASYIKNKI; from the coding sequence ATGTTAGAATTTAAAGACCAAGATAGCTTAATTGCCATCTTGGTCTTTAGTATTTTTATGATTAAATCCAACAGTTTGGATGATATAAAAGAAAATAAAATAACGGTAGAACGCCAAGTAAAACGAACTAAAATAGGAAATAAACCTATATTGACTTCATTAAAAAATACATCATCATATCGTACTATAGCTATAGAAAAAGATTTACTAAAAGAATTGAAAAAATTTAAAATGAAACAAAATGAAATGATTTTGAGTAAAACATCATTCAAAAAAAATGAGGAGGATATTATCTTTCAGAATTATTTAGGTAATTATCTTACCCCATCTACAGTACGAGAAAGTTTTGAAAAGTATTGTGAAAAAGCCAATGTTGAATATAAAGGTACACACGTTTTTAGACATACTCACGCAGTTTTGCTGTTAGAAGCAGGTGCTAGTATTAAATTCGTATCTAACCGACTTGGACACAAAACAATTAAAACAACTTCTGATACGTACTTAGATATTACCGAAAAAATAGAAGAAGACGAACTCAAAAAGTTCGCCTCCTACATTAAAAACAAAATTTGA